The following proteins are co-located in the Malus sylvestris chromosome 13, drMalSylv7.2, whole genome shotgun sequence genome:
- the LOC126596603 gene encoding uncharacterized protein LOC126596603 isoform X1, with protein sequence MAYSYSTDESKWLRATITFALVALSASTAFSLYLLKRKSRDLDSKIGELQKSLKASSDICGAERQGRIRAQQALREALTQPKLDSLELTSYPMAPIGVVQSCFSTRNGTPRQPLLVPLSRACLIFNSARVPPASLEGLGEYSHCWVIYVFHLNTNLEKLWKDPTKSRFKAKVRVPRLNGERRGVFATRSPHRPCPIGLTVAKVQGSKTQSPFPHFFLGLQGAGRGCTHMLQGGAAPIYYKVEAVHRSMLLLSGVDLVDGTPVLDVKPYLPYSDSIQGARVPKWLTGDSVLAVASVSFSEGFTSTLADCWEISGKNSLYASPDQFQNLIKQVLSWDIRSLSQRNRPHDSFTKSENGKQLNECSDDFPGEEASSPGSEQPPQSPRDIIYHLTLEGLDVSYRLNCDGSVVVEKVTEASSVTNSSQKRCNYSTWKDHSVPLEN encoded by the exons ATGGCTTATAGTTACAGCACAGATGAATCAAAATGGTTAAGAGCCACCATAACCTTTGCGCTTGTAGCGCTCTCCGCCTCCACCGCCTTTTCTT tgtatttgttgaaaagaaaatcaagggaTTTGGATTCCAAGATTGGTGAGCTCCAGAAATCTCTCAAGGCTTCCTCAGACATATGTGGTGCCGAACGGCAAGGTCGAATTCGGGCTCAGCAG GCTTTGAGAGAAGCGCTGACGCAACCTAAGTTGGATAGTTTGGAGCTGACTTCTTACCCCATGGCACCTATTGGTGTCGTCCAGTCATGCTTCTCTACCAG GAATGGGACCCCTCGACAACCTCTACTTGTTCCTCTTTCCAGGGCCTGTTTGATTTTTAATTCAGCTCGTGTTCCTCCAGCATCGCTTGAGGGTCTTGGAGAATATTCTCACTGCTGGGTTATATATGTTTTCCATCTAAATACAAATCTGGAGAAGCTTTGGAAGGATCCGACTAAGTCAAGGTTCAAGGCCAAG GTGAGGGTACCAAGACTAAACGGTGAAAGGAGGGGAGTCTTTGCAACACGATCTCCACACAGGCCATGCCCCATTGGACTCACTGTTGCCAAG GTACAGGGTTCtaaaactcaatccccattcccccacttctttcttggtttgcaAGGTGCAGGGAGGGGCTGCACCCATATGTTACAGGGTGGGGCTGCACCCATATATTACAAG GTGGAAGCTGTACACAGGAGTATGCTTCTACTCTCTGGTGTGGATTTGGTTGATGGGACA CCAGTACTTGATGTCAAACCTTATCTCCCCTACAGTGACAGCATCCAAGGAGCAAGAGTGCCAAAGTGGTTAACG GGGGACAGTGTTTTAGCAGTAGCTTCTGTTAGTTTCTCGGAGGGCTTCACTTCAACACTCGCTGATTGCTGGGAAATATCA GGAAAGAATTCACTCTATGCTTCACCAGATCAGTTCCAAAACTTGATCAAGCAGGTGCTTTCATGGGATATTCGCTCATTGTCTCAACGAAATCGACCTCATGATTCCTTCACCAAGTCAGAAAATGGGAAACAATTGAACGAATGTTCAGATGACTTCCCTGGTGAAGAAGCTTCTAGCCCTGGAAGCGAACAGCCACCGCAGTCTCCCAGAGACATAATATATCACCTGACTCTAGAAGGATTGGATGTTTCATACAGACTCAATTGTGATGGCAGTGTTGTTGTAGAGAAAGTGACAGAAGCATCGAGCGTGACTAATAGTAGTCAAAAGCGATGTAATTACTCTACATGGAAAGACCATTCCGTGCCCCTTGAGAACTGA
- the LOC126596603 gene encoding uncharacterized protein LOC126596603 isoform X2 yields MAYSYSTDESKWLRATITFALVALSASTAFSLYLLKRKSRDLDSKIGELQKSLKASSDICGAERQGRIRAQQALREALTQPKLDSLELTSYPMAPIGVVQSCFSTRNGTPRQPLLVPLSRACLIFNSARVPPASLEGLGEYSHCWVIYVFHLNTNLEKLWKDPTKSRFKAKVRVPRLNGERRGVFATRSPHRPCPIGLTVAKVEAVHRSMLLLSGVDLVDGTPVLDVKPYLPYSDSIQGARVPKWLTGDSVLAVASVSFSEGFTSTLADCWEISGKNSLYASPDQFQNLIKQVLSWDIRSLSQRNRPHDSFTKSENGKQLNECSDDFPGEEASSPGSEQPPQSPRDIIYHLTLEGLDVSYRLNCDGSVVVEKVTEASSVTNSSQKRCNYSTWKDHSVPLEN; encoded by the exons ATGGCTTATAGTTACAGCACAGATGAATCAAAATGGTTAAGAGCCACCATAACCTTTGCGCTTGTAGCGCTCTCCGCCTCCACCGCCTTTTCTT tgtatttgttgaaaagaaaatcaagggaTTTGGATTCCAAGATTGGTGAGCTCCAGAAATCTCTCAAGGCTTCCTCAGACATATGTGGTGCCGAACGGCAAGGTCGAATTCGGGCTCAGCAG GCTTTGAGAGAAGCGCTGACGCAACCTAAGTTGGATAGTTTGGAGCTGACTTCTTACCCCATGGCACCTATTGGTGTCGTCCAGTCATGCTTCTCTACCAG GAATGGGACCCCTCGACAACCTCTACTTGTTCCTCTTTCCAGGGCCTGTTTGATTTTTAATTCAGCTCGTGTTCCTCCAGCATCGCTTGAGGGTCTTGGAGAATATTCTCACTGCTGGGTTATATATGTTTTCCATCTAAATACAAATCTGGAGAAGCTTTGGAAGGATCCGACTAAGTCAAGGTTCAAGGCCAAG GTGAGGGTACCAAGACTAAACGGTGAAAGGAGGGGAGTCTTTGCAACACGATCTCCACACAGGCCATGCCCCATTGGACTCACTGTTGCCAAG GTGGAAGCTGTACACAGGAGTATGCTTCTACTCTCTGGTGTGGATTTGGTTGATGGGACA CCAGTACTTGATGTCAAACCTTATCTCCCCTACAGTGACAGCATCCAAGGAGCAAGAGTGCCAAAGTGGTTAACG GGGGACAGTGTTTTAGCAGTAGCTTCTGTTAGTTTCTCGGAGGGCTTCACTTCAACACTCGCTGATTGCTGGGAAATATCA GGAAAGAATTCACTCTATGCTTCACCAGATCAGTTCCAAAACTTGATCAAGCAGGTGCTTTCATGGGATATTCGCTCATTGTCTCAACGAAATCGACCTCATGATTCCTTCACCAAGTCAGAAAATGGGAAACAATTGAACGAATGTTCAGATGACTTCCCTGGTGAAGAAGCTTCTAGCCCTGGAAGCGAACAGCCACCGCAGTCTCCCAGAGACATAATATATCACCTGACTCTAGAAGGATTGGATGTTTCATACAGACTCAATTGTGATGGCAGTGTTGTTGTAGAGAAAGTGACAGAAGCATCGAGCGTGACTAATAGTAGTCAAAAGCGATGTAATTACTCTACATGGAAAGACCATTCCGTGCCCCTTGAGAACTGA
- the LOC126596603 gene encoding uncharacterized protein LOC126596603 isoform X4 yields MAPIGVVQSCFSTRNGTPRQPLLVPLSRACLIFNSARVPPASLEGLGEYSHCWVIYVFHLNTNLEKLWKDPTKSRFKAKVRVPRLNGERRGVFATRSPHRPCPIGLTVAKVQGSKTQSPFPHFFLGLQGAGRGCTHMLQGGAAPIYYKVEAVHRSMLLLSGVDLVDGTPVLDVKPYLPYSDSIQGARVPKWLTGDSVLAVASVSFSEGFTSTLADCWEISGKNSLYASPDQFQNLIKQVLSWDIRSLSQRNRPHDSFTKSENGKQLNECSDDFPGEEASSPGSEQPPQSPRDIIYHLTLEGLDVSYRLNCDGSVVVEKVTEASSVTNSSQKRCNYSTWKDHSVPLEN; encoded by the exons ATGGCACCTATTGGTGTCGTCCAGTCATGCTTCTCTACCAG GAATGGGACCCCTCGACAACCTCTACTTGTTCCTCTTTCCAGGGCCTGTTTGATTTTTAATTCAGCTCGTGTTCCTCCAGCATCGCTTGAGGGTCTTGGAGAATATTCTCACTGCTGGGTTATATATGTTTTCCATCTAAATACAAATCTGGAGAAGCTTTGGAAGGATCCGACTAAGTCAAGGTTCAAGGCCAAG GTGAGGGTACCAAGACTAAACGGTGAAAGGAGGGGAGTCTTTGCAACACGATCTCCACACAGGCCATGCCCCATTGGACTCACTGTTGCCAAG GTACAGGGTTCtaaaactcaatccccattcccccacttctttcttggtttgcaAGGTGCAGGGAGGGGCTGCACCCATATGTTACAGGGTGGGGCTGCACCCATATATTACAAG GTGGAAGCTGTACACAGGAGTATGCTTCTACTCTCTGGTGTGGATTTGGTTGATGGGACA CCAGTACTTGATGTCAAACCTTATCTCCCCTACAGTGACAGCATCCAAGGAGCAAGAGTGCCAAAGTGGTTAACG GGGGACAGTGTTTTAGCAGTAGCTTCTGTTAGTTTCTCGGAGGGCTTCACTTCAACACTCGCTGATTGCTGGGAAATATCA GGAAAGAATTCACTCTATGCTTCACCAGATCAGTTCCAAAACTTGATCAAGCAGGTGCTTTCATGGGATATTCGCTCATTGTCTCAACGAAATCGACCTCATGATTCCTTCACCAAGTCAGAAAATGGGAAACAATTGAACGAATGTTCAGATGACTTCCCTGGTGAAGAAGCTTCTAGCCCTGGAAGCGAACAGCCACCGCAGTCTCCCAGAGACATAATATATCACCTGACTCTAGAAGGATTGGATGTTTCATACAGACTCAATTGTGATGGCAGTGTTGTTGTAGAGAAAGTGACAGAAGCATCGAGCGTGACTAATAGTAGTCAAAAGCGATGTAATTACTCTACATGGAAAGACCATTCCGTGCCCCTTGAGAACTGA
- the LOC126596603 gene encoding uncharacterized protein LOC126596603 isoform X3, with product MAYSYSTDESKWLRATITFALVALSASTAFSLYLLKRKSRDLDSKIGELQKSLKASSDICGAERQGRIRAQQALREALTQPKLDSLELTSYPMAPIGVVQSCFSTRNGTPRQPLLVPLSRACLIFNSARVPPASLEGLGEYSHCWVIYVFHLNTNLEKLWKDPTKSRFKAKVRVPRLNGERRGVFATRSPHRPCPIGLTVAKVQGSKTQSPFPHFFLGLQGAGRGCTHMLQGGAAPIYYKVEAVHRSMLLLSGVDLVDGTPVLDVKPYLPYSDSIQGARVPKWLTGDSVLAVASVSFSEGFTSTLADCWEISVCAGNVCFCWLVGKWLSGDGGLKLLGFVSVYSLFWAL from the exons ATGGCTTATAGTTACAGCACAGATGAATCAAAATGGTTAAGAGCCACCATAACCTTTGCGCTTGTAGCGCTCTCCGCCTCCACCGCCTTTTCTT tgtatttgttgaaaagaaaatcaagggaTTTGGATTCCAAGATTGGTGAGCTCCAGAAATCTCTCAAGGCTTCCTCAGACATATGTGGTGCCGAACGGCAAGGTCGAATTCGGGCTCAGCAG GCTTTGAGAGAAGCGCTGACGCAACCTAAGTTGGATAGTTTGGAGCTGACTTCTTACCCCATGGCACCTATTGGTGTCGTCCAGTCATGCTTCTCTACCAG GAATGGGACCCCTCGACAACCTCTACTTGTTCCTCTTTCCAGGGCCTGTTTGATTTTTAATTCAGCTCGTGTTCCTCCAGCATCGCTTGAGGGTCTTGGAGAATATTCTCACTGCTGGGTTATATATGTTTTCCATCTAAATACAAATCTGGAGAAGCTTTGGAAGGATCCGACTAAGTCAAGGTTCAAGGCCAAG GTGAGGGTACCAAGACTAAACGGTGAAAGGAGGGGAGTCTTTGCAACACGATCTCCACACAGGCCATGCCCCATTGGACTCACTGTTGCCAAG GTACAGGGTTCtaaaactcaatccccattcccccacttctttcttggtttgcaAGGTGCAGGGAGGGGCTGCACCCATATGTTACAGGGTGGGGCTGCACCCATATATTACAAG GTGGAAGCTGTACACAGGAGTATGCTTCTACTCTCTGGTGTGGATTTGGTTGATGGGACA CCAGTACTTGATGTCAAACCTTATCTCCCCTACAGTGACAGCATCCAAGGAGCAAGAGTGCCAAAGTGGTTAACG GGGGACAGTGTTTTAGCAGTAGCTTCTGTTAGTTTCTCGGAGGGCTTCACTTCAACACTCGCTGATTGCTGGGAAATATCA GTGTGTGCAGGGAACGTTTGTTTTTGTTGGTTGGTTGGTAAGTGGCTTTCCGGCGACGGCGGGTTGAAGCTGCTAGGGTTTGTTTCGGTGTATTCTTTGTTTTGGGCTCTTTAG